The window ccAAAACAAAAGACAATATTGGAGAGTCCTTTGtaactacaaaaatattttcaaaacttgaaATAGATTaataaagtcaaagtcaacgatgaTAAGTGTGTTTTTCCACATCCCAACAAATATTTAACCAATTAAGCAGTTTGTAAGAGTAGTTAGTCCACTTCCTCCTCTCCCACCAACTTCAATACATATTACGTAAGTTGTTGGATTGGTTCATCGGCAATATCATTTatctatatatatgttatgtacaCATATTAATTCTATCACATAAACTGTCTTGATCTCATAATTAAACATGATAATTCCCTCTTGCTTAAattcaattttggaaaagttgaCTCAGCGGTGGCCATTGCTGGTGTACGCCACCACCTGGACCACCATTCTGACCGCCACTGTGGCGGTGACCTCCTTTGCACCAGAGCTTGCATTTGTATGGGCCATAACACCATCTTCTTCTTTCTCTAAAGTATGTCAAGATCAAAAGGAAGGTTTTGTGAGGGTTCCTTTTGATGTTCCATCTGATATCTTTTGTCTTCCGGCTGAGATGTTTAAGAAATCCAAGATTGACTTGGTGGTGCCGCCCATCT of the Lactuca sativa cultivar Salinas chromosome 6, Lsat_Salinas_v11, whole genome shotgun sequence genome contains:
- the LOC111887499 gene encoding uncharacterized protein LOC111887499, which codes for MIIPSCLNSILEKLTQRWPLLVYATTWTTILTATVAVTSFAPELAFVWAITPSSSFSKVCQDQKEGFVRVPFDVPSDIFCLPAEMFKKSKIDLVVPPIFAAVIVAASACLVRALGLWEVDEGDAQ